In one Erinaceus europaeus chromosome 3, mEriEur2.1, whole genome shotgun sequence genomic region, the following are encoded:
- the LOC132537561 gene encoding sorting nexin-3-like, translating to MAETVADTRRLITKPQNLNDAYGPPSNFLEIDVSNPQTVGVGRGRFTTYEIRVKTNLPIFKLKESTVRRRYSDFEWLRSELERESKVVVPPLPGKAFLRQLPFRGDDGIFDDSFIDERKQGLEQFINKVAGHPLAQNERCLHMFLQDEIIDKSYTPSKIRHA from the coding sequence ATGGCGGAGACCGTAGCGGACACCCGGAGGCTGATCACCAAGCCGCAGAACCTCAATGACGCCTACGGGCCCCCCAGCAACTTCCTCGAGATCGACGTGAGCAACCCGCAGACCGTGGGCGTCGGCCGGGGCCGCTTCACCACCTACGAGATCAGGGTCAAGACAAATCTACCTATTTTCAAGCTGAAGGAATCCACTGTTAGAAGAAGATACAGTGACTTTGAATGGCTGAGAAgtgaattagaaagagagagcaaggtcGTGGTCCCCCCGCTCCCTGGGAAAGCATTTTTGCGTCAGCTTCCCTTTAGAGGAGACGATGGAATATTTGATGACAGTTTTATTGACGAAAGAAAGCAAGGGCTGGAGCAGTTTATAAACAAGGTCGCTGGTCATCCCCTGGCACAGAACGAACGTTGTCTCCACATGTTTTTACAGGACGAAATTATAGATAAAAGCTATACTCCGTCTAAGATAAGACATGCTTGA